The Paenibacillus yonginensis genome segment TATTTCGTATTGCTGGCGGCCGCTGCGCTGCTTCTGAGCGGTTGCCAGAATCAGAAGGATAACGGTGTGAACGGCACGGCTTCGGCACCTGACGCAGCCGTATCAGCGGCCCAGCAGGATTCCGGAGGGCATGACTCCGACATGCATCATTCCGGGAGCAGTCTGCCGGAGGGGCTGAAGACGAAAGCGAATCCGACTTATCCGGCCGGGACCAAGGTCATCCTGGAAGCGGATCATATGCCAGGGATGAAGGGAGCGGAAGCTACGGTCGTCGGCGCTTATGATACAACGGCTTATGCCGTGACTTATACGCCGACTACCGGAGGGGAGCCCGTTAAGAATCATAAGTGGGTGATCCAGGAGGAAATTAAGGATGCCGGCAGCGCCGTGCTGGAACCAGGCACTCAAGTGACGATTGAAGCCGATCATATGAAAGGAATGAAAGGCGCCAAAGGAGTCATTGAATCGGCTGAACCTACGACTGTATATATGGTGGATTATAAACCGACAACGGGCGGGCCTGAGGTTAAAAACCATAAGTGGGTGGTCGAAAGCGAATTGAAGGCCGTGTCCAAGTAACCGGGTGCTTTTGAGAGTCTGAGATGAAACAGTCCTGAAGGGGAATATATTATTGAGGAAGCGAATCTGTTACGTTCGAAGACGGGATACGGGCCATGCTGCTCACCGTCTTCGTTCATTCATCAATTGTCCCCAAATATGAACAATCTTGCACAATTTGTCCTTGACGTGTTTATTGCGGCTCAATTTCAGACAAATTTATAAGGGTGAACTGGCGCTAGGCGTAAACTTTTACTGCCGTTCGCTCAAATCAAAGGAGGTTCTTGCATGAGACTTCACAATAAAGTAGCAGTCGTAACCGGCGCAGCTTCCGGCATGGGCAAGCAAATCGCTCTATTATTCGCCAAGGAAGGAGCCAAGGTGGTCGTCTCGGATCTGAACGTAGAGGGAGCCGAAAGCGTAGCCAAGGAAATTACGTCCAACGGTGGAACGGCGACAGCCATCAAAACCAACGTAGCTCTGGAAGAGGACATTCAGCAGCTGGTTGATAAGACGGTCAGCACGTATGGTACGGTCGACATCCTGATTAACAACGCTGGAATCATGGACAATTTCGAGCCGGCAGGCGACATTGTGGACGCCAATTGGGAGCGGGTATTTGCGGTGAACACGACCAGCGTGATGCGGGCTACCCGCAAGGTGCTGCCGATTTTTCTGGAGAAGCAGAGCGGAGTGATCGTGAATGTCGCTTCCGTAGGCGGATTGTATGGCGCACGGGCCGGAGCCACCTATACAGCTTCCAAACATGCCGTGATTGGCTTTACGAAAAATACCGGCTTCATGTATGCCCAAAACGGCATCCGCTGCAACGCGATTGCGCCGGGCGGCGTGGAGACGAATATCGGCTCGAGCATGACGAATATCAATCCGTTCGGCGCTTCCAGGCAAGGTCTTGGCATGGCTCTGAACCCGCGCACCGGCAAGCCGGAGGAAATTGCACAGGTGGCGTTATTCCTGGCCTCGGACGAATCCAGCTTCGTGAACGGAACGGTCATTACGGCAGATGCCGGCTGGACAGCTTATTAACCGGTTAACCCAAGGAGGGGCATTTATTATCCCGCCCTGTTTAAGAAAAGTGCCCAGAGGGGCGCTTTTTTTATGTTTTCAGGAGAATGGGGCTCGGATCAACCAGGATTGAAAAGGGAACTCTAGTTCGTATATAATAAGAACAAATGTTCTTATTTAAGGTGGTGATTAAATGCTTCCGGATCTGCAGCGCAAGCTGCTCAGGATTCTGTTTAATTTCTCTACACAGCAGAGGAGGATGCCGAACTGGCCGGAGCTGGAGCGGAAGACGGGGCGCAGAAAGCAGGAGCTTGCGGCCGCGCTGGGACAGCTGCAGGAGAAAGGTTTTATTGCGTGGACGTGGAGCGCGGAGACCGTGCGTTCGCTAAAGCGGATCGCCGGACAGGAGCCGGATCCGCAGGATATTGTCCTGCTGCAAAGCCGGGAACCCGAGGAGAGAAAGCCGGAAGCCCGGCAGTCTTTTTCGAAAGGGAATGCGGAGAGCCGGACCCGCTACTGGACTCAATATTAAGCAAGGGATAGGCGGATGAGAATAGAGAATTTTTTAGGAAAATTTAAGGTTTCTATCATGTCAATTTCAGCTTGCCGTCTTATTCTTAACACATCCCCTTTTGAATAATAGCCTTTGAGTGGCTATTCTTTTGTTTAGAACGGCATGTCTGGCCTTAAGGCACCAGCCATGATCCGAACATCTTCCCGTCCTGAAGGAGGGCGGAGGATGTTCTTTTTTTTGTCCAAATTCGGCATAAATCGCTTTCCAAGTTCCGGTATAAGAGATTAAAGCAAGCAAAGGCCGGGTAAACATGTTGCACAGTGACTAATCCGAATTGAGGTGATGAGGATGAATCGGAGAAGGGCTTCCGAGCTGGTGCAGCAATTCATCTTTGTGGGACCTGCAGCTGTCTTTTTTGCAGTGATTGTAGCGGTTCCGTTCCTGCTGGGGCTGTATTATTCCTTTACGAGCTGGAACGGCATTGCGAAGCATGCGGATTGGGCGGGCATACGCAATTATGTCCACATCTTCACGAAGGACCCGTCCTTTCTGAACGCGTTCTGGTTCACCGTCAGATTTACGGTGCTGGGGCTGATTCTGACGAATCTGCTCGGGTTTGTGCTGGCTTATGTGCTGACGCGCAAGCTTTTTACGCGCAATGTGATGCGTACCGTGTTTTTTATGCCCCACGTAATCGGCGGCTTGCTGCTGGGTTTTATTTGGCAGTTTATTTTTGTGCGGGGGTTCGCCTCCATCGGCCAGGCCACGGGCTGGTCGTTCTTCAACCTGCCTTGGCTGGGAACGGAAAGCACCTCGTTCTGGTCGATCGTTATCGTATTCGTCTGGCAGAATGCCGGATATTTGATGGTCATTTACATTTCGGCCCTTAATAATGTGCCTAAAGGTCTGACGGAAGCGGCCCGCGTTGATGGGGCGGGCAGATGGCAGGTGCTGCGGCATGTGCTGATCCCGATGGTGATGCCTGCGGTGACGGTTTGTTTGTTCCTTTCGATTTCGTGGTCATTCAAGCTGTTCGATCTGAACTTGTCGCTGACCAAAGGCGGACCGTTTAAGGCTACCGAATCAGTGGCATTGAACATATATAATGAAGCCTACACCCTGAGCCGTTATGGCATGGGTTCGGCTAAAGCGATCATTTTCTTCATCGTGGTTGCTTTGGTTTCCGTCCTTCAGGTATGGGCCACAAAACGGAAGGAGGTAGAGGTATGAGAAACATGAGAACCCAATCTTTGCGCAGCGGCTATAGCGTGCCCATGGTGGTCGTGGAGATCCTTATCGTGCTGCTGGGTCTGCTGTTTCTGGTGCCGTTCTACTTCCTGCTCGTCAATTCTGTTAAGGAATACGGCAGCATTCTGACGGACTCGGCCGGCTGGCCGGCGGCGTTCCATTGGAGCAATTACCGGGAGGCCTGGAAAGCAACAGAGTTCCCTAAGGCGTTCCTGAACTCGTTAATCGTGACCGTAGTCAGCAATTTGCTGCTGTCGCTGATCTGTGCGATGGCCGCTTATAAAATGGTTCGCAGACCAACCCGCTTCAACAAGCTCCTTTATTTGGCTTTTGTCGCGGCGATGGTGATTCCGTTCCAGGCGATCATGATTCCTCTTGTGAAGGTGCTGAGCGGCCTGTCCCTCATGGACAGCACGGCAGGCCTGATTCTTGCTTATCTCGGCTTCGGGGCACCCATCACGGTGTTCCTGTTCCACGGATTCGTTAAATCCGTTCCGGTGGATATCGAGGAGGCGGGCAAGGTGGACGGGAGTTCGCCTTACGGGATCTTTTTCCGGATTGTTCTGCCTCTTATGCAGCCGATTATTGTAACCGTCATTATCCTGAACACACTCTGGATCTGGAACGACTACCTGATGCCTTACCTCATTCTGCAAAGTCCGAACCTGGCGACGATTCCGATTGCGACCTATGCTTTCTTCGGCCAATATACCAAGCAGTGGGATTTGGCGCTTCCGGCACTGACGCTGGGTATTGCGCCGGTGGTGATCTTTTTCCTCGCGATGCAGAAGTACATTATTGAAGGGGTGTCGGCCGGCTCGGTAAAAGGGTGAAGAGGCTGGCGTTCAATGACCCGGTTGGCTGATTAAGGGAATAAGGGATTCAGGTGATAAACGATTAAAGGGATTAAGAGATTAAGCGATTAAAAGGATAAACCAGCCCGTCTGAAGGCCTTGGCAGGCTCGGATAACGGTAGACGGGATGGAGCGAACGGAGGGATTTGCGGTGCAGGTGAATCACAAGGTGCGCAGAGTGTTTCAAATAGGTGGACTGCTGCTGGCGACGGTGCTTGCTGCGGCCGGCTGCAGCAGCGGCGGGAAAGCGGGTTCGGCTGACAGCGGTGGCACGAAGACGATTCATATTTTCCAGTTCAAGGTGGAAATTGCAGACGCTTTGGACAAGCTCAAAGCCGATTACGAGAAAGAGCATCCCGGCATCAAGCTGGATATTCAGACCGTCGGCGGGGGCAGCGATTACGGGGCTTCGTTGAAGGCAAAGTTTGCTTCAGGCGAACAGCCGGATATTTTTAACGTTGGGGGTTATGTGGAGCGTGACATGTGGTTTGATTATCTGGAGGACTTGAGCGACCAGCCTTGGGTCAAGGATGTCAAGGACGTGGCCAGAGAGCCGATGACCCGGGAAGGGAAGCTGTACGGCATGCCGATGAACCTGGAGGGTTACGGGTTTATGTACAACAAGGACCTGTTTGCCAAAGCAGGGATCACCAAGCCGCCGATGACTATCGATGAGCTGAAGGAAGCCTGCGAGAAACTCCAGGCCATAGGCGTTACGCCATTTGCCAACGGTTATCAGGAATGGTTTGTGCTCGGCAACCACAATGTGAACGTGGCGTTTGCGCAGCAGAAGGACCCGGGCGCTTTCATTCAAGGGCTTACGGACGGCACGGAGAAATTTGCCGGAAACCAGGTGTTTGAGGAATGGGCCAATCTGCTTGATTTGACGCTGAAATACGGCAATAAGAACCCGCTTTCGACCGACTACAACACCCAGGTGACGATGTTCGCGAGCGGCCAGGCCGCTATGATGCAGCAGGGCAACTGGACCCAGGTTCAGCTCGACGGCATCAACCCGGATCTCAAGCTTGGTTTTCTGCCGATGCCTATTGACAACACGCCGGGCGACAACGACAAGCTGTATGTAGGCGTGCCGAACAATTGGGTGATCAACAAGGAATCTCCGGTGAAGCAGGAGGCCAAGGATTTCTTGAACTGGCTGGTCACTTCCGATACCGGGAAAAAATATATCACCAAGGAATTCAAATTTATTCCCGCTTTTAACAGCATTAAGGGCACCGAAGAGGACCTCGGTCCGCTTGGCGCTGAAATTCTCAAATACACGGATGCGGGCAAGACGCTGACCTGGAACTGGGCCCGGATGCCGAACGGCATGCCGCAGGAGCTTTCAAACACGATCCAGGCTTATATCGGAGGCAAAATCGACAAGCAGGAAATGTTTGAGCAGTTCCAGACGAACTGGGATAACTTGAGTGTGCAGTGAGTAAGCCTAAAGTTCGAGAGAGAGGAACAACAGTTGGCTCCATCCGATAAGGATTTTGAAAAAAAGATAAACGGCAAATTTTTATTGATAAAGCACGCCGAAGTAGCTGGAAGACGCGGGATGGAGTATGGGGTCCGGCGTCTTTCAGCTATTTCTGGAAAGTTCAGAATTTGTTTAGATCTCTCCGCTAATATGGTTACTTGAAGTGACCAATTTTATGGAGAGAGGGGTAAAGCGCTTAAAATGAAGAAAAAAGTCGTGCTGCTGCTGAGTGCAGTGCTGCTGCTGGCGCAAATTTCTCAGATGCTGGGAATTATAAGCCGTGTGCAGGCTGAGGACATTCAGCAGAACCTTATCACAAACGTAGCTCTGACGGTGCTGGACGAATCGGGCCAAACGGTGACTGGCACCGTTTATGAGCAAGGGGCCCCCGTGCAGCTTGATTTTGATTGGGAGCTGCCGAATGCCAGCGGATATGGGGACGGGGCTACGTTTACATTTGACCTGCTCCCGGAGAATGTTTTTGCCATCCTTAACGATATTGAAGGCGAGCTGCCGCTGGAGGACGGCGAAAGCGTGGGCACCTTTAAAGTGGACTGGGATACCAACAAGATAACCATGACATTTAACGACTTCATTTCGCTTTATGACGACGTCCACGGGAAAATTACGATTAAAACCAAGTTCGATAAAGACAAAATGGCTGGAAGCACTCATCAGGTAATTAATTTCCCGGTTCAAAGCGGGGAACAAACGGTTGAACTTGATTTTAAACCGGATGTCAGTTCGACAATCGATAAGTCGGGAACGCCGGACAAAGCGCTTAATGCGCAAAATATCAATTGGACCGTGAACGTTAATAAAAAGCTTGAAACGGTACAGCATGCCGTGGTCACCGATCCGATCCCCTACGGTTTAACGCTGGATACCGACTCAGTGAAGGTTTATAACCTGGCCGTCAACCTCGATGGCTCCGTAAGCGTTACAGATGCCGTCGATAGCGGTCGTTTCCAAGTGGGGAAAACGGAGGACGGCAATGATTTTCAAATCCTATTTACGGATGAAAACATCAGTACGGCCTATCAGATTCAGTACTCCACCCATATTGACGGGGGGGCAAGCTTTACCAACACGGCCGTATTAAGCGGAGATGGATATACGCCTGAATCGGCGAGCGCAACGGTTAACGTAAGCCGGGGGGCTGAGCTTGCCAAGACGGCAGGCAACTATGACAAAGTTACCCAAACGGTAAACTGGCAGATCCAGTTTAACTACGGCGAGGAGAATGTTGCCAAGGAGGATGCGCGGCTGACCGATTATTTTAATGATACTCAGCAGCTTGTGCCGGGATCATTAAAGGTTTATAACGTGACTTTTGGAAGCGGAGGCGATCCGGTTAAGGGCAGCGAATATTCGGGTTTCGTGGTTGAGGATCCTGCCCCTGAGGAGGGGAAAGAAGGGTTCTCCCTGCAGTTTAACTCCGATATTCATTCGGCTTTTATAATTGAATACCAAACGAAAGCAAAGGAGCCCGTCTTTCAAAACACGAACGTAAATAATACCGTGACTTGGGGAACTTATGAAGCTTCAGCCAGTAAAGGGCTGGAGCAGGTATTTGGCATCAAATATTTTGATAAAGCCAATTATGCGGCTCAAACGGCTGACTGGCATATAGACATTAACGGGAACAACGTCTTAATGAACAATGCCACAATCAAAGATGAGTTCACAGGGGGCGGGCTGGAGCTGGATCCGACAACACTGGAAGTCAGAAATGCTTCCGGCGATTTGGTAGATCCTAGTGCCTATACCGTAACCTATACAGGAGATCCTGCCGATTATACGCAAGGGTTTGAGCTGAGCTTCGCAAACGCTATTAACGAAAAATATTCGATCAGCTATACAACCAAGTATACGTTCGCGAATCTTACTTCCGGGGATACCTTCCCTAATAAGGCAGTCCTGACCTGGACGGACGCCAAAGGTGAACAGAGCTTGACCACAACAGCTGGTTTTAATCCCAACCCTTATACGAAAAGCAATGGTTACAAGAGCGGCGCTTATAATCCGCTAACCAAAGAAATTACCTGGACAATTGGCGTGAATTATAACCGGAAGCAGCTTTCGGAAGCGTCAGTAGTAGACGAGCTGGAAGCTAATCAGAAATATATTCCCGGTTCAATCGCTGTATACGAGATGAATATTGCTGAAGACGGTAAGGTTACTCAGGGAAGCCCTGTTGAAGACGGCAGTTATACTGTGAATTATAATCCCTCTTCCAACAAGCTGACCGTCGGTTTTAATTCTACAATCAACAGCGCATATATCCTGGTATTTAAGACAAGCCTCGCAGGGAACCTGATTAACACTAAAGTGGACAATACAGCCATTCTCATGAATGGCAATGTTCAGGAGTCCAAAGGATTGGATAGTTCGGTCAATATCCCTCACGGCGGGGAATATGTAAGCAAAACGGGCAAACAAAACGGAGAAGTGGTCGATTGGCAGGTGGATATCAACCGCAACCAGTCGACTGTCAGCGATGCTCAATTAATTGACACGCCTAGCACTAACCAGATTCTGCTTCAAGACTCATTCCATTTGTATTCCGCCTCGGTTGATGAAAATGGCGAGATCGGTAAGGATGAGGAAATGGCCAAGGGTACCGATTACGCCCTGACGTTTGAGAATAATGAACAAGGGGTCCCTTCTTTTACCTTGAGCTTTATGAAAGAAATTTCAGAACCCTATATATTGGAGTATCAGTCCCTGATTAACGCCAATGATGGGGAGAGTCTGACCAACAGCGTTAAATTCAAAGGCAACAATACGGAGACGATTGATAAGGAAAGCAATCAGTCCATCATCGTAGGTGTCTCCTCAGGTTCCGGCAGCGGAAGCGGAGTTCGGGGATCGCTTACAGTCATTAAAGTGGACAAGGAGGATGCCAATCTTGTATTGCCGGGTGCTGAATTCAAGCTGGAGCGGAAGCTGAACGGCAAACGGATCCTTATCGGCACCCAAACTACCGACGAAGAGGGCAAGGTAACTTTCACTAAGCTCCTTGCGGGAGATTATGTGCTGACGGAACTGACGGCACCTTCGGGTTACACCATTGATACACCTGATTACGACCTGACGATCAGTTCTTCAAATCTTAATCCAGTTCAGCAAGTAAGCGATACAAAGATTCCGGATCCAACACCAACACCAACACCGACACCAGCGCCATCAACCGGCGGGGGCGGTTCCACGCCTGAACCGACACCTACGCCGACACCGGCACCAAGCGGAGATCCGTCTCAGGCTCCTGGGGAAGCAAGCCCGACACCGGTGCCAACGCCAGTGCCGAGCGAAGGCCCGGCACCGTCTAATGACACAGTCGTCACCATTAAAGGTACGCCAATCAGCGGGGTTATCCCAGTGCCCGACGGAGCTGCGCCAAGAATCGGCATGCAGCCGAAGCATGGGCAGGCAGCTGTTAAGCCTGACGGTCGCTGGACTTATACGCCAGATGGAGAATTTACCGGCAAAGATAAGTTCTCTGTTGTTATTCAGCTGCCGAACGGAGAAGAAGAGATTACAATTGCGGTGGACGTAGTGCCGAAAGGCGGGGTTACCCTTTCCGCTGGAGGCGGAGGAGGCACAGGGACTCAACCTCTGCTGCCGCAAACGGGGGAAGGGAGCCATTTGGGGATTCAACTGGCTGGTTTGTTCTTCGTCCTGCTGGGTGTGACAGGCATTTGGGTTATTCGAAGAAAAAGAATGAAAGTAAACAAGGCAACGAATTAGCGAATAAAAATAACAAAGAGCCTGCCCGGATATAGGCAGGCTCTTTGGATTGTATCGGAAGCGACCTCCGGCAGCTCACGATTTCGGGACCAAAGCGGATAGGCCGCCGCTGGTGTTGCCGTCATCGAGCCGCGCCTTTACGATAAGGCGGTGCGTCGGATTGACAAGGGGATCACAAGTAATCAGCGTCAGCGTCCGTTCCTGATCGCTGCCCTCAAGTACCGAAACCTCGGTTGGTTCAACGATGGAAATGTCATAAACCGTATAGGTTTCGGTTTGTCCGTTTCGGAGTTTTATTTCAATCTTATCTCCTGCGGTTATTTCATTTAGGCGGTTGAACAACCGTCCTTTCGTGTGAGCCCGGTGTGCCGCAATCGCTGCATTTCCGTTTTGTCCCAGCGGCGCCGTTTCCGTCAGATGGGCTGCGGCGTATTTCATGTTTTTTTTGGTTGCCCCTTCAAGGATAGGCAGCTTTACATCTATTTTATCAATCGTAATAATACCGAGAGCATTTTGGTCCTCGAGCAGCTTGGCATCTACGTTCCCGGCAGGACTGACGTCCGACTCGTCCTCTCCTTCATCCAGAAGACGGTTCAAACGGTTAAAGCTGTTAAGCAGTAACTTCTCATGTTCGGCATTGCTGCTCTGTGCGGATAGATCCGCCGGCCCCTCCATCTGCCTGAGAAGCTGATCCTGTTTCCAATCGTAATAGGATTCCCGTCCCATAGGAAAGAGGATTAGCAGAACGCCTACAAGAATCAGCAAATAAGATAGCTTTTTCATCGCTTTTTGACAGGCCCCCCGCCTAGTATTGAATGCGAAGAGTATAGCCGGAACGTATAGACAAAAAATAAACAAGAGCCAGCCTCCAGCCGGCAACAAACAGTAGAGGTTAAATGGAACTGGTCCATCCCGGATTCTGAAGACGCCATTCTTTGAACCAGGAGGCTGCTTTGGCAGGAACGTTAATTCCCAGATCCTGCTCAAATAGCAGGGACAATTTATTGTACTGATCTTCCACCGCCTGAAGTTCCCCCAAGCGGCTGAAGATCTTCATCAGTCCAAGATGCCCCTCCTCGGAATAGGGGTTGATAATAACAATTTTTTGGAACAGCTTCAAAGCCTCCGCATATTTCCTTCGTGCGGCGTAGAAGTCGGCCAGCTCTATAGCGTGATTCATCCATAAAGCGCGAAGCCTCTGTTGCTCGCCCGCTGCCCAAGGATAATCGTATTCGCCAAAATAGTCGCCTGTATACCAATCGGACCAGCCTTGATGGTCCGCAGCATTTTGATCCTTAATTTCAGGAGCACTAAGAATTCCGTTCTCTAGTACATCCACATCTACCGCGATATTCCCCAATTGAAGGACATAACCTTCATTGCCGGGTTTATTGATGATTTCCGCTTGAATGCGGGCTTGCTTCAAACATTGGCGTACATGATAAATAGTGGTGTATAAATGAGTCGAAGCCTTTTTGAAATCATATTCCGGCCAAAACTGCTGGAGCAGAGCATCCTTACTGACGAACCGGTTGCGGTTATGCAGCAGATAAGCGAATAACTCCTGCGCTTTACTCGTCCGCCACCGGAGAGGAATTTCGGAGCGGGCCGAGGGATCTTGAGCAGCCGAAATTAGGCGCAGGCTGTGGAAGCAGCAAAATATCCGTTCTTCAGCCCCGGCTTCCTGCTGCTCCTGTTGCGAATGAAGGGACAGTCTATCAGCTAGTCTTTGGATCGTTTTCTCCAAACGGGATTTCTGGACCGGCTTCAATACATAGTCCAGCGCGTTCAGTTCAAAGGCTTCAATCGCATAGGCATCGTAGGCCGTGACAAAAACAACATTCGCTTCAGGGCAAGCTTGCTGCAGCATTTCCGCGGCCTGCATACCATTTAGCCCGGGCATGGCAATATCCAGGAAAATGACGTTTGGATTATATTCGGATGCGATTGTAATGGCTTGAACAGGATCTGTATAACTTTCAATGGATTCTATATCCGGAAGCTGCCATAACAGATTCTCCAGGTGCCTAAGCGCCAGGTTCTCGTCATCAATCAGTAGCGCGCGAATCATGCGAGTATCACTCTCCGTGACTTATAACAGTAGACAATCAACAGGATAATTGCTCCAATAGTTTAATAGTATAACATGTTTAAAAATTTAATCATCTTTTTCCTTTCGTTTTGGAACTGAGAAGGAAACCCGGGTGCCCTGCCCCTTCGCGCTGGAGATGGACAGGCCATGTCCAAACAGCTTTTGGAGTCTCCGGTTTGTATTACGAAGCCCAATTCCCCTTCCAGGACTGTTAGGCGATGAGGCAAGCAGCTCTTTCACCTCGAATTCCTCCATGCCGACCCCATCATCCGAGACGACAAAAAGGGTATATTCTGCATGTTCAGTAATTACGATGTCCACACTGCCTCCGCTGGAGCGGGCCAAAACGCCGTGCCTCAGGGCATTCTCAACCAAAGGCTGAAGTGAGAGCGGCGGCAGCTTCAGAAGTGGATCGACTGCCGGGTCTATGGAAAAGGAGACGTTGAGCCGGCCCTCAAAACGTTCGCTCTGAATATAGGCATATGAGCGGACCAGTTCCAATTCATACTCCAGCGGAACAAGTTCTTCTACATTCCAGAAATCAAAGCTGATTCTCAAATAAGAGCTGAAAGCATCAATCAGCCTGTTCATTCTATCCGTATCAATGCTGCTTAATGCCGTAATTGAATTTAGCGTATTAAACAGGAAATGCGGTTCGATCTGCGCCTGCAGATAGGCAGCTTCCATGTGTAGATGCTCTTCAATGCTTCTCTTCAAATCGCTTAAGGCTTTGACCCGGTATTTCAGTTCCAGCGCATCCACCGGCTTGGACACATAGTCGTTTGCGCCAGCGGTAAAGCCGGAATAAATATCTTCCGGACGATTCCGGGCAGTCAGCAAGAGAACGGGCAGCTCGGATAAGGAAAATCGTTGACGTATGATCCTCACCAGCTCATAGCCCGACATGTGGGGCATCATGACATCGGCGATCACGAGATCCCACTTGGTTTCATTCAGCTTGGTTAGCGCTTCGCTTCCGCTTAAGACGGAGGTTATATGATAATGGTCCGGCGAAAGAATTTTCTCCAGAATTCTTAAATTAACAGGATCGTCGTCTACAGCAAGAATTCGGTATTTGGCCGAGAAAGTCTCAGCGGAGTTCCCGTTTTGATAAAATTCAGACGCCGCCGCGGTTTC includes the following:
- a CDS encoding response regulator is translated as MIRALLIDDENLALRHLENLLWQLPDIESIESYTDPVQAITIASEYNPNVIFLDIAMPGLNGMQAAEMLQQACPEANVVFVTAYDAYAIEAFELNALDYVLKPVQKSRLEKTIQRLADRLSLHSQQEQQEAGAEERIFCCFHSLRLISAAQDPSARSEIPLRWRTSKAQELFAYLLHNRNRFVSKDALLQQFWPEYDFKKASTHLYTTIYHVRQCLKQARIQAEIINKPGNEGYVLQLGNIAVDVDVLENGILSAPEIKDQNAADHQGWSDWYTGDYFGEYDYPWAAGEQQRLRALWMNHAIELADFYAARRKYAEALKLFQKIVIINPYSEEGHLGLMKIFSRLGELQAVEDQYNKLSLLFEQDLGINVPAKAASWFKEWRLQNPGWTSSI